A genomic region of Candidatus Pseudomonas phytovorans contains the following coding sequences:
- the osmE gene encoding osmotically-inducible lipoprotein OsmE has product MNTPLHALLFALATLAACSSSSAQYHDLPLVAKVGNGMSKDQVVQIGGKPDAESDRTVVPGTCFDYLLTKAGKRQPYSVSFDGNDKVDKTAFMTCAEWSNAQHKARLPSMGGSSGSGY; this is encoded by the coding sequence ATGAACACCCCCCTTCACGCGCTGCTTTTCGCCTTGGCTACGCTTGCTGCCTGCTCATCCAGCTCTGCGCAATACCACGACCTGCCACTGGTGGCCAAGGTCGGTAACGGCATGAGCAAAGACCAGGTCGTGCAAATAGGAGGCAAACCCGATGCCGAGTCCGACCGCACCGTGGTGCCCGGCACCTGCTTCGACTACCTGCTGACCAAGGCCGGTAAACGGCAACCCTACAGCGTCAGCTTCGACGGCAACGACAAGGTGGACAAGACCGCCTTCATGACCTGCGCCGAATGGAGCAATGCCCAGCACAAAGCCCGCCTGCCCAGCATGGGCGGTTCGAGCGGCTCGGGCTACTGA
- a CDS encoding ABC-F family ATPase: MISTANITMQFGAKPLFENVSVKFNNGNRYGLIGANGCGKSTFMKILGGDLEPSGGQVMLEPNTRLGKLRQDQFAYEEFTVIDTVIMGHGQLWKVKAERDRIYSLPEMTEEDGMAVAELETEFAEMDGYTAESRAGELLLGLGIPLEQHFGPMSEVAPGWKLRVLLAQALFSDPDVLLLDEPTNHLDINTIRWLETILTARNSTMIIISHDRHFLNSVCTHMADLDYGELRLFPGNYDEYMTAATQSREQLLSDNAKKKAQIAELQTFVSRFSANASKAKQATSRAKQIDKIQLAEVKPSSRVSPFIRFEQTKKLHRQAVVVEKMAKAFDDKVLFKNFDITVEAGERVAIIGPNGIGKTTLLRTLVGEMTPDAGSVKWTDSAEVGYYAQDHAHDFEDDLSLFDWMGQWTSGEQVIRGTLGRMLFSNDEILKSVKVISGGEQGRMLFGKLILQKPNVLVMDEPTNHLDMESIEALNLALENYPGTLLFVSHDREFVSSLATRIIELSPDGVVDFSGTYDDYLRSQGVLV; this comes from the coding sequence TTGATTTCTACCGCTAACATCACCATGCAGTTCGGCGCCAAGCCGCTGTTCGAAAACGTTTCCGTAAAATTCAACAACGGCAACCGCTACGGCCTGATCGGCGCCAACGGTTGCGGCAAGTCGACCTTCATGAAGATCCTCGGCGGTGACCTGGAGCCTTCCGGTGGCCAGGTCATGCTCGAGCCGAACACCCGCCTGGGCAAGCTGCGCCAGGACCAGTTCGCTTATGAAGAATTCACCGTGATCGACACCGTGATCATGGGCCACGGCCAGCTGTGGAAGGTCAAGGCCGAACGCGACCGCATCTACTCGCTGCCGGAAATGACCGAGGAAGACGGCATGGCCGTCGCCGAACTGGAAACCGAATTCGCCGAAATGGACGGCTACACCGCCGAGTCCCGCGCCGGTGAACTGCTGCTGGGCCTGGGTATCCCCCTGGAGCAACACTTCGGCCCGATGAGCGAAGTCGCGCCAGGCTGGAAGCTGCGTGTGCTGCTGGCCCAGGCATTGTTCTCGGACCCGGACGTGCTGCTGCTCGACGAACCGACCAACCACCTGGATATCAACACCATCCGCTGGCTGGAAACGATCCTCACGGCGCGTAACAGCACCATGATCATCATTTCCCACGACCGCCACTTCCTCAACAGCGTCTGCACCCACATGGCTGACCTGGATTACGGCGAGCTGCGCCTGTTCCCAGGCAACTATGACGAGTACATGACTGCGGCCACCCAGTCGCGCGAGCAGTTGCTGTCGGACAATGCCAAGAAAAAGGCCCAGATCGCCGAGCTGCAGACCTTCGTCAGCCGCTTCTCGGCCAACGCCTCCAAAGCCAAGCAGGCAACTTCGCGTGCCAAGCAGATCGACAAGATCCAGCTGGCCGAGGTCAAGCCTTCCAGCCGTGTCAGCCCGTTCATCCGCTTCGAGCAGACCAAAAAACTGCACCGCCAGGCGGTGGTTGTCGAGAAGATGGCGAAAGCGTTCGACGACAAGGTGCTGTTCAAGAACTTCGACATTACTGTCGAAGCGGGCGAGCGCGTTGCAATCATCGGCCCCAACGGTATTGGCAAAACTACCCTGCTGCGCACCCTGGTCGGCGAGATGACCCCGGATGCAGGCTCGGTGAAGTGGACCGACAGCGCAGAAGTGGGCTACTACGCCCAGGACCACGCTCACGACTTTGAAGATGACCTGAGCCTGTTCGACTGGATGGGCCAGTGGACCTCCGGCGAGCAAGTGATTCGCGGTACCCTGGGGCGCATGCTGTTCTCCAACGACGAGATCCTCAAGTCGGTGAAGGTGATTTCCGGTGGTGAGCAAGGCCGCATGCTGTTCGGCAAGCTGATCCTGCAAAAGCCGAACGTGCTGGTGATGGACGAGCCTACCAACCACCTGGACATGGAATCGATCGAGGCGCTGAACCTGGCGCTGGAAAACTACCCGGGCACCCTGCTGTTCGTCAGCCACGACCGCGAATTCGTGTCGTCGCTGGCCACCCGCATCATCGAGCTGTCGCCCGATGGCGTGGTGGACTTCAGCGGCACCTACGACGATTACCTGCGCAGCCAGGGCGTACTGGTCTGA
- a CDS encoding MFS transporter, with translation MTAQQPAPASNTLHITLQILSIVFYTFIAFLCIGLPIAVLPSYVHDQLGFGAVIAGVTIGLQYLATLLSRPFAGRVADTLGGKQAIRFGLLGIAGCGVLTLLSAWTLTLPLLSLALLLGGRLLLGIAQGLIGVATLSWGINQVGPEHTARVISWNGIASYGAIAIGAPLGVLAVDGLDFSVLGPALLVLAILALLVLRKRPDVVVVRGDRLPFWSAFARVAPCGLGLTLASIGYGTLTTFVTLYYLERGWAGAAWCLSAFGVCFIISRLLFVNAVNRFGGYNVAVACMATEVLGLGLLWLAPSPAWALVGAGLTGFGLSLVYPALGVEAIRQVPSSSRGAGLGAYAVFFDMALAIAGPLMGAVAVHLGYASIFCVAALLALAGVGLTLLLSRRTRSS, from the coding sequence ATGACCGCGCAACAACCAGCCCCCGCCAGCAACACGCTGCACATTACCCTGCAGATCCTGTCGATCGTTTTCTACACCTTCATTGCCTTCCTCTGCATCGGCTTGCCGATTGCGGTGTTACCCAGCTACGTGCACGACCAGCTGGGCTTTGGTGCGGTAATCGCCGGGGTGACCATCGGCCTGCAGTACCTGGCCACCCTGCTCAGCCGCCCGTTTGCCGGGCGCGTTGCAGATACCCTCGGCGGCAAGCAAGCCATCCGCTTCGGTCTGCTGGGCATTGCCGGCTGCGGGGTATTGACCTTGTTGTCGGCCTGGACACTGACCCTGCCGCTGCTGAGCCTTGCGCTGTTGCTGGGGGGCCGTTTGCTGCTCGGCATCGCCCAAGGGCTGATCGGTGTGGCCACCTTGAGCTGGGGCATCAACCAGGTCGGCCCCGAACACACCGCCAGGGTGATCTCATGGAACGGCATCGCCTCCTATGGTGCAATCGCCATTGGCGCGCCACTGGGTGTACTGGCCGTGGATGGGCTGGATTTCAGCGTGCTGGGGCCTGCCTTGCTGGTGCTGGCAATCCTTGCCCTGTTGGTGTTGCGCAAGCGCCCGGACGTGGTGGTGGTGCGCGGCGACCGCCTGCCGTTCTGGTCTGCGTTTGCCCGGGTCGCTCCGTGCGGCCTTGGCCTGACCCTGGCCTCGATCGGCTATGGCACCCTGACCACCTTCGTCACGTTGTACTACCTTGAGCGCGGTTGGGCCGGTGCAGCCTGGTGCCTGAGTGCATTTGGTGTGTGCTTCATCATTTCGCGGCTGCTGTTCGTCAACGCCGTCAACCGCTTTGGTGGTTACAACGTGGCGGTTGCCTGCATGGCCACCGAAGTGCTCGGCCTGGGTTTGCTGTGGCTGGCACCTTCGCCGGCCTGGGCACTGGTAGGCGCAGGGCTTACCGGTTTCGGGCTGTCGCTGGTGTATCCGGCATTGGGCGTCGAAGCAATCAGGCAGGTCCCCAGCAGCAGCCGAGGCGCGGGGCTGGGGGCCTATGCGGTGTTCTTCGACATGGCCCTGGCTATTGCCGGGCCGCTGATGGGCGCAGTAGCCGTACACCTGGGCTATGCCTCAATCTTTTGCGTGGCGGCCCTGCTCGCTTTGGCCGGGGTAGGTCTAACGCTGTTGCTGTCGCGGCGCACTCGCAGCAGCTGA
- a CDS encoding dienelactone hydrolase: MTVPRCLLALVLIGGLLAHAEAAPWVAGLHHMTLTDPVDSRPMQALAFYPATGITRSSRIDGYPIDVAEEAPVAAGQFPLLVLSHGNTGSPLALHYLATSLARRGFVVVAVVHPGDNARDHSRLGTLSNLYGRPLQVSAAITAARDDALVGPYLDDGKVGVIGYSAGGETALILSGARPDLDRLRQYCLERPSDADACKTHGILIADRSELAPQADQRVGAVMLMAPLTLLFGRHALAGVQVPALIYSGDSDQLVAVDRNAEALARKLPVTPDYRLLAGAGHFVFMAHCDAEQYARMPALCKDAEGVDRRHIHHSLERETAAFFSQALGAPQLADRSAAASAPRQQQR; encoded by the coding sequence ATGACTGTTCCCCGCTGCTTGTTGGCGCTGGTCCTGATCGGCGGCCTGCTGGCCCATGCCGAAGCTGCGCCGTGGGTTGCCGGCCTGCACCACATGACCTTGACCGACCCGGTCGATAGCCGGCCGATGCAAGCGCTGGCGTTCTACCCCGCTACTGGCATAACGCGTAGCAGCCGTATAGACGGTTACCCAATCGATGTGGCTGAAGAGGCACCCGTCGCTGCGGGTCAATTCCCGCTACTGGTACTTTCCCACGGCAACACCGGTAGCCCACTGGCGCTGCATTACCTGGCAACCTCCTTGGCGCGGCGAGGCTTCGTGGTTGTGGCGGTAGTTCACCCTGGGGACAACGCCCGCGACCACAGTCGCCTGGGCACCCTGAGCAATCTTTATGGCCGGCCGCTGCAAGTCAGCGCCGCAATTACCGCTGCCCGCGATGATGCATTGGTCGGGCCCTACCTGGATGACGGCAAGGTGGGCGTGATCGGCTATTCGGCCGGTGGCGAGACCGCGTTGATTCTCTCCGGCGCCCGCCCGGACCTGGACCGCCTGCGCCAGTATTGCCTGGAGCGCCCGAGCGACGCCGACGCCTGCAAGACTCACGGTATATTGATTGCCGACCGCAGTGAGCTGGCACCACAGGCCGACCAGCGGGTAGGGGCGGTGATGCTGATGGCGCCGCTGACCCTGCTGTTCGGGCGTCATGCCTTGGCCGGGGTTCAGGTGCCTGCCCTGATCTACAGCGGCGATAGCGACCAGTTGGTAGCGGTAGACCGCAATGCCGAGGCGCTGGCCCGTAAACTGCCGGTCACACCCGATTACCGATTGTTGGCCGGCGCTGGCCACTTTGTGTTCATGGCTCACTGCGACGCCGAGCAGTACGCGCGGATGCCTGCGCTGTGCAAAGATGCAGAAGGCGTGGACCGCCGCCATATCCATCACTCGCTGGAACGTGAAACGGCGGCGTTCTTCAGCCAGGCGCTGGGCGCGCCGCAACTGGCCGATCGGTCAGCTGCTGCGAGTGCGCCGCGACAGCAACAGCGTTAG
- the yghU gene encoding glutathione-dependent disulfide-bond oxidoreductase: MSKPAYVPPKVWRNEAASGGQFASINRPVAGPTHDKDLPLGKHPLQLYSLATPNGVKVTIALEELLALGHAAAEYDAWLIRIGEGDQFSSGFVQVNPNSKIPALLDRSVEPPVRVFESGSILLYLADKFGALLPKSPAARTESLNWLFWQMGAAPYLGGGFGHFYVYAPEKFEYAINRFTMEAKRQLDVLDRRLAESRYLGGDEYSIADIAVWPWYGQLVRGNLYDAAEFLAVDEYPNVQRWADEIALRPAVQRGTRVNRTWGDEASQVPERHTAQDLD; encoded by the coding sequence ATGAGCAAGCCCGCGTATGTGCCACCCAAGGTCTGGCGCAACGAAGCAGCGTCCGGCGGCCAGTTCGCCAGCATCAACCGCCCGGTTGCAGGCCCCACGCACGACAAGGACCTGCCGTTGGGCAAGCACCCGCTGCAGCTGTATTCCTTGGCCACACCCAATGGCGTCAAGGTCACTATTGCCCTTGAGGAGCTGCTTGCCTTGGGCCATGCCGCAGCCGAGTACGATGCCTGGCTGATCCGCATTGGCGAGGGCGACCAGTTTTCCAGCGGGTTTGTCCAGGTCAACCCCAATTCCAAGATCCCTGCCCTGCTCGACCGCAGCGTCGAACCGCCTGTGCGGGTATTCGAGTCGGGTTCGATCCTGCTGTACCTGGCAGACAAGTTCGGTGCGCTGCTGCCAAAATCGCCAGCAGCACGTACCGAGAGCCTGAACTGGCTGTTCTGGCAAATGGGAGCAGCGCCTTACCTGGGCGGTGGCTTTGGTCACTTCTACGTGTACGCCCCGGAAAAATTCGAGTACGCGATCAACCGCTTCACCATGGAGGCCAAGCGCCAACTGGATGTGCTCGACCGCCGCCTGGCCGAGAGCCGCTACCTGGGCGGTGATGAGTACAGCATTGCCGATATTGCCGTGTGGCCGTGGTATGGCCAGCTGGTCCGCGGCAACCTGTATGACGCGGCGGAGTTCCTGGCGGTTGATGAGTACCCCAACGTGCAGCGATGGGCCGATGAAATTGCCTTGCGCCCGGCGGTGCAGCGTGGAACCCGGGTGAACCGTACGTGGGGGGATGAGGCGAGCCAGGTGCCCGAGCGGCATACGGCGCAGGACCTGGATTGA
- a CDS encoding amidase, producing MIEVTEVSIAELRDALESGRTTAVELVKAYLARIDAYDGADTATALNAVVVRNPEALKEAEASDARRAQGQVLSPLDGIPYTAKDSYLVKGLTAASGSPAFKNLVAQRDAFTIERLRAAGAVCLGKTNMPPMANGGMQRGVYGRAESPYNASFLTAPFASGSSNGAGTATAASFSAFGLAEETWSSGRGPASNNGLCAYTPSRGVISVRGNWPLTPTMDVVVPYARTMADLLEILDVVVADDADKRGDLWRLQPWVPIPAASTVRPASYLDLAVDASTLKGKRFGVPRMYINADAEAGTSEKPGIGGPTGQRINTRATVIDLWQQARQALEAAGAEVLEVDFPLVSNCEGDRPGAPTVYNRGIVSKEFLHDELWELSGWAFDDFLQANGDPKLNRLADVDGPQIFPHDPGTLPNREDDLAAGMDEYVNMAKRGLKTWDQIETVPDGLRGLEHTRKLDLEDWMDKLGLDAVLFPTVADVGPADADVNPASADIAWSNGIWVANGNLAIRHLGVPTVTVPMGVMADIGMPVGLTFAGRAYSDNALLSFGAAFEATGSRRMIPPRTPALR from the coding sequence ATGATCGAGGTAACCGAGGTTTCCATTGCCGAGCTGCGCGACGCGCTCGAGTCGGGCCGCACGACAGCTGTCGAGCTGGTCAAGGCTTACCTGGCACGTATCGACGCCTATGACGGGGCCGACACCGCCACCGCCCTGAACGCCGTAGTGGTACGCAACCCCGAGGCGCTGAAAGAAGCCGAGGCTTCCGACGCCCGCCGCGCTCAAGGTCAGGTCCTGAGCCCGCTGGATGGCATCCCCTACACCGCCAAGGACAGCTACCTGGTCAAGGGCCTGACCGCCGCTTCCGGCAGCCCTGCCTTCAAGAACCTCGTCGCCCAGCGCGACGCCTTCACCATCGAGCGCCTGCGCGCCGCGGGTGCGGTGTGCCTGGGCAAGACCAACATGCCGCCCATGGCCAACGGTGGCATGCAGCGCGGCGTGTATGGCCGCGCTGAAAGCCCGTACAACGCCAGCTTCCTGACTGCGCCCTTCGCCTCGGGCTCGTCCAACGGCGCTGGCACTGCCACCGCCGCCAGCTTCAGCGCCTTCGGCCTGGCCGAGGAGACCTGGTCCAGCGGTCGTGGTCCGGCGTCCAACAATGGCTTGTGCGCCTACACCCCATCGCGCGGGGTGATTTCGGTGCGGGGCAACTGGCCGCTGACACCGACCATGGACGTGGTGGTGCCATACGCCCGCACCATGGCCGACCTGCTGGAAATCCTCGATGTGGTGGTCGCCGATGACGCTGACAAGCGGGGTGACCTGTGGCGCCTCCAGCCCTGGGTGCCAATCCCGGCGGCATCGACTGTACGCCCGGCCTCTTACCTGGACCTGGCGGTGGATGCCAGCACGCTCAAGGGCAAACGCTTTGGCGTACCGCGCATGTACATCAATGCCGATGCCGAAGCGGGCACCTCCGAAAAACCAGGCATCGGTGGCCCGACTGGCCAGCGCATCAACACCCGCGCCACGGTGATCGACTTGTGGCAACAGGCACGCCAGGCCCTGGAAGCGGCCGGCGCCGAAGTGCTGGAAGTGGACTTCCCACTGGTGTCCAACTGCGAGGGCGACCGCCCGGGCGCACCGACCGTTTACAACCGTGGCATCGTCAGCAAAGAGTTCCTGCATGACGAGCTCTGGGAGCTATCTGGCTGGGCGTTTGATGATTTCCTGCAAGCCAACGGCGACCCCAAGCTCAACCGCCTGGCCGATGTCGATGGACCGCAGATTTTCCCCCACGACCCGGGCACCTTGCCTAACCGTGAAGATGACCTGGCCGCAGGCATGGACGAGTACGTCAACATGGCCAAACGCGGGCTGAAGACCTGGGACCAGATCGAGACCGTGCCCGACGGCCTGCGCGGCCTGGAGCACACCCGCAAGCTGGACCTGGAGGACTGGATGGACAAGCTCGGCCTGGACGCGGTGCTGTTCCCGACCGTCGCCGATGTGGGCCCGGCCGATGCCGACGTCAACCCGGCCTCGGCAGACATCGCCTGGAGCAACGGTATCTGGGTAGCCAACGGCAACCTGGCGATCCGCCACCTGGGTGTGCCGACCGTCACCGTCCCAATGGGCGTGATGGCCGACATCGGCATGCCGGTGGGCCTGACCTTTGCCGGCCGCGCCTATAGCGACAATGCGCTGCTGAGCTTTGGCGCAGCCTTCGAGGCGACCGGCTCACGCCGCATGATCCCACCACGGACCCCGGCCCTGCGCTGA
- a CDS encoding PAS domain-containing protein, which produces MPITPSEERHLTLTVLKAAIQALGSVAARNMEILLHDLDHPEHSVVAIVNGHLSGRSIGSPILAAPEQDQGFKALMQASAHQHGSEPVVLPDYPTTLKGRTLRSATAIFRDSTGHPFASLCVNTDVTGLDAAMSFLQQFQPLGAAPAVSEPADMELLMSEIIQASLQRSGQGRMNKQAKVEAVRVMQERGLFIVKGGVEKAASALGVTRYTIYNYLEQLRGASQ; this is translated from the coding sequence ATGCCTATCACCCCCAGCGAAGAACGCCACCTCACCCTCACGGTGCTCAAGGCCGCCATCCAGGCCCTGGGCAGCGTTGCCGCACGCAACATGGAAATCCTCCTGCACGACCTGGATCACCCGGAGCATTCCGTGGTGGCGATCGTCAACGGCCACCTCTCCGGCCGCAGCATCGGCAGCCCGATCCTCGCCGCACCAGAGCAGGACCAAGGCTTCAAGGCACTGATGCAGGCCTCAGCCCACCAGCACGGCAGCGAGCCGGTGGTACTGCCCGACTACCCCACCACGCTCAAGGGGCGCACCCTGCGCAGCGCCACCGCCATCTTTCGCGACAGCACCGGCCACCCCTTCGCCAGCCTCTGCGTCAACACCGACGTCACCGGCCTGGACGCCGCCATGAGCTTTCTGCAGCAGTTCCAACCACTGGGGGCCGCGCCGGCCGTCAGCGAACCCGCAGACATGGAACTGCTGATGAGCGAGATCATCCAGGCCTCCCTGCAACGCAGCGGCCAGGGGCGGATGAACAAACAGGCCAAGGTCGAGGCCGTGCGGGTCATGCAGGAGCGCGGCCTGTTCATCGTCAAAGGCGGCGTGGAAAAGGCCGCCAGTGCCCTCGGCGTTACCCGCTACACCATTTACAACTACCTTGAACAATTGCGCGGAGCCAGCCAATGA
- a CDS encoding pyridoxal-phosphate dependent enzyme, which translates to MTLHIHTPLIESRALSLAAGRNVWLKLEALQPCGSFKLRGVGHACEVHQARGAQQFISSSGGNAGLAVAYAGRKLGVPVTVVVPETTTERAKELLRQEDANVVVHGSSWQEANALAQTLVGPNDAFIHPFDDPLLWAGHASLIDEIAEAGVKPGAVVLSVGGGGLLSGVVEGLQRNGWGDVPVLAVETNGAASLHAAMQAGHSVELERLASVATSLGAKRVADQALVCTQQHPVHSHLVSDRAALQACEQFLLDHRVLVEPACGAALALAYAPGALAQYQDVLVVVCGGATATLEQIQAWLQQAD; encoded by the coding sequence ATGACCTTGCATATCCATACCCCCCTGATCGAATCGCGCGCGCTGTCGTTGGCCGCGGGCCGAAACGTCTGGCTCAAGCTTGAAGCCCTGCAACCTTGTGGCTCGTTCAAGTTGCGCGGGGTGGGCCACGCCTGCGAAGTGCATCAAGCCCGTGGCGCCCAGCAGTTCATCTCCTCCTCGGGCGGCAACGCCGGCCTGGCGGTGGCCTATGCGGGACGCAAGCTGGGTGTGCCGGTAACCGTGGTAGTCCCCGAGACAACCACCGAGCGGGCCAAGGAGCTGCTGCGCCAAGAAGACGCCAACGTGGTGGTGCATGGCAGCTCCTGGCAAGAAGCCAATGCCTTGGCGCAGACCTTGGTGGGGCCGAATGATGCGTTCATTCACCCGTTTGACGACCCGCTGCTGTGGGCCGGGCATGCCAGCCTGATCGATGAAATTGCCGAAGCAGGCGTGAAACCGGGCGCTGTGGTGCTGTCGGTGGGCGGTGGCGGGTTGCTCAGCGGCGTGGTCGAGGGGCTGCAGCGCAACGGCTGGGGTGATGTACCGGTGCTGGCGGTGGAAACCAACGGCGCCGCATCGCTGCATGCGGCCATGCAGGCCGGGCATTCGGTTGAGCTGGAGCGCCTGGCTTCGGTGGCGACGTCGCTGGGTGCAAAGCGGGTTGCCGATCAGGCGCTGGTCTGCACGCAGCAACACCCGGTTCACAGCCACTTGGTCAGCGACCGCGCCGCGCTGCAGGCCTGTGAGCAGTTCCTGCTGGACCATCGCGTGCTGGTCGAGCCGGCGTGTGGGGCTGCGTTGGCACTCGCGTATGCGCCGGGCGCTCTGGCGCAGTACCAGGATGTGCTGGTGGTGGTTTGTGGTGGAGCCACGGCAACGCTGGAACAGATTCAGGCGTGGCTGCAGCAAGCCGATTGA
- a CDS encoding carboxynorspermidine decarboxylase has protein sequence MIKTPYYLIDKTKLLSNMEKIAYVREHSGAKALLALKCFATWSVFDLMQQYMDGTTSSSLFELKLGRQKFAGETHAYSVAWADDEVEEMLENCDKIIFNSIGQLQRFAEQSEGKVRGLRVNPQVSSSDYLLADPARPFSRLGEWDPAKIEQVIEQISGFMFHNNCENGDFGLFDKMLTHIEERFGHLLHKVEWVSLGGGIHFTGEDYAVDAFCARLKAFSETYGVQVYLEPGEAAITNSASLEVTVLDTLYNGKHLAVVDSSIEAHLLDLLIYRLNAKMAPNDGEHTYMVCGKSCLAGDIFGEYQFDRPLAIGDRLSFIDTAGYTMVKKNWFNGLKMPSIVVKQLDGSVEVVREFGFEDYVSSLS, from the coding sequence ATGATCAAGACGCCGTATTACCTCATCGATAAAACCAAGCTGCTCAGCAACATGGAGAAGATCGCCTACGTGCGTGAACACTCCGGTGCCAAGGCGCTGCTTGCCCTGAAGTGCTTCGCCACCTGGTCGGTCTTCGACCTGATGCAGCAGTACATGGACGGCACCACTTCGTCCTCGCTCTTCGAGCTCAAGCTCGGCCGCCAGAAATTCGCCGGCGAAACCCACGCCTACAGCGTGGCCTGGGCCGACGACGAGGTCGAGGAAATGCTCGAAAACTGCGACAAGATCATCTTCAACTCGATCGGCCAGCTGCAGCGCTTTGCCGAACAGTCCGAAGGTAAAGTGCGCGGCCTGCGTGTAAACCCGCAGGTCAGCAGCTCCGACTACCTGCTGGCTGACCCGGCCCGTCCGTTCAGCCGCCTGGGCGAATGGGACCCTGCCAAGATCGAGCAGGTAATCGAGCAGATCTCCGGTTTCATGTTCCACAACAACTGCGAGAACGGCGACTTCGGCCTGTTCGACAAGATGCTCACGCATATCGAAGAGCGCTTCGGCCACCTGCTGCACAAGGTCGAATGGGTCAGCCTCGGTGGCGGCATCCACTTCACCGGTGAAGACTATGCGGTAGACGCCTTCTGCGCGCGCCTCAAAGCCTTCTCGGAAACCTACGGTGTGCAGGTGTACCTGGAGCCGGGCGAAGCGGCCATCACCAACAGCGCCTCGCTGGAAGTGACCGTGCTCGACACCCTGTACAACGGCAAGCACCTGGCCGTGGTCGACAGCTCGATCGAAGCGCACCTGCTCGACCTGCTGATCTACCGCCTCAACGCCAAAATGGCCCCCAACGACGGCGAGCACACCTACATGGTCTGCGGCAAGTCATGCCTGGCCGGTGACATCTTCGGCGAGTACCAATTCGATCGCCCGTTGGCCATTGGCGATCGCCTGTCGTTCATCGACACGGCGGGTTACACCATGGTCAAGAAAAACTGGTTCAACGGTCTGAAGATGCCATCCATCGTGGTCAAGCAACTCGACGGCAGCGTCGAGGTCGTCCGCGAGTTCGGTTTCGAAGACTACGTTTCCAGCCTGTCGTAA